A portion of the Colius striatus isolate bColStr4 chromosome 1, bColStr4.1.hap1, whole genome shotgun sequence genome contains these proteins:
- the RINT1 gene encoding RAD50-interacting protein 1 isoform X2 → MATIGVRKQEVPRDLDHCDIPYYVSEFVEREVGSDYSCLSKLDNLIDKLSENKKQLEEQVLTVSSEVPKKIQNALKNAEDSKKSLSRLLEEETLLSDAISSHLLKAQPWMEDLDVLIGQVEEIERHLAYLKWISQIEELSDSIQQYLMTNNVPEAASTLAFMAELDIKLQESSCSHLLAFVRSTVKFWHQILKDKLSSDFEEVLAQLHWPFVGPPQSQAFGLAAPAGASDVYSNLEMLFCQLLKLQTSKPKQLPEKYSLPPSPPIILPIQIMLNPLQKRFKYHFTGNKQTNVLNKPEWYLTQVLMWIGNHAKFLDDKIQPILDKAGSSVNAGLEFSRALVMLILEKLAADIPCLLYDDTLFCHLVDEVLLFERELYSVHGYLSSLPSCMHILSEESCFQRWLTVEKKFALQKMDSMLSSEAAWISQYKDISDVDEMKVPDCAETFMTLLLVITDRYKNLPTASRKLQFLGLQKELVDDFRIRLTQVMKEETRASLGFRYCAILNAVNYIATVLADWADNVFFLQLQQAELEACAESNAVSKLQLGQLASMESSVFDEMINLLERLKHDMLTRQVDHVFREVKDAAKLYKKERWLSLPSQAEQAVMSLSSTACPMLLTIRDRLLQLEQQLCHSLFKVFWQMLAEKVDTYIYQEIIMANHFNEGGAAQLHFDMNRNLFPLFSHYCKRPENYFKHIKEACIILNLNVGSALLLKDVLQSASEKEALAPNQPSATAALNELGVYKLAQKDVEILLNLRASWPNTGK, encoded by the exons atggCAACCATTGGTGTTAGGAAGCAAGAAGTTCCTAGAGATCTGGATCATTGTGATATTCCATACTATGTTTCTGAATTTGTGGAAAGAGAAGTTGGAAGTGACTACAGTTGTCTGAGCAAGCTGGACAACCTTATTGATAAGctgtctgaaaataaaaagcagttaGAAGAACAA GTGCTTACGGTTTCATCAGAAGTCCCTAAAAAAATTCAGAATGCCTTAAAGAATGCAGAGGATTCTAAAAAGTCTCTGAGTCGGCTTTTAGAGGAGGAAACTCTTCTGTCTGATGCAATCAGTAGCCATTTACTGAAAGCTCAGCCATGGATGGAGGATCTTGATGTACTGATTGGTCAAGTGGAAGAGATTGAACGACACCTGGCCTATCTTAAATGGATTTCACAAATAGAAGAGTTAAG TGATAGCATTCAACAATACCTCATGACCAACAATGTTCCAGAGGCAGCCAGCACTCTAGCATTCATGGCAGAACTGGATATTAAACTTCAGGAGTCATCTTGTTCTCATCTTCTTGCTTTTGTGAGATCCACTGTTAAATTCTGGCATCAAATCCTTAAGGATAAGCTGTCAAG tgaCTTTGAAGAGGTACTGGCCCAGCTCCACTGGCCATTTGTGGGACCACCACAGTCTCAGGCCTTTGGCCTTGCTGCTCCAGCTGGTGCTTCTGATGTGTACAGCAATTTGGAGATGTTGTTTTGTCAGCTTCTGAAATTGCAAACCTC TAAACCTAAACAATTGCCAGAAAAGTACTCTTTACCGCCATCGCCACCCATTATCCTTCCAATACAGATCATGCTGAATCCTCTTCAGAAGAGATTCAAGTATCATTTCACTGGAAATAAGCAAACCAATGTTTTAAACAAG cctGAGTGGTATTTAACACAAGTACTTATGTGGATTGGAAATCATGCCAAGTTCCTTGATGACAAAATCCAGCCAATACTGGACAAGGCAGGCTCTTCGGTGAATGCTGGG cttGAATTCTCTCGTGCTCTAGTAATGCTGATTCTGGAGAAGCTGGCTGCTGATATTCCATGCCTGTTGTATGATGATACGCTCTTCTGTCACCTTGTGGATGAGGTACTTCTATTTGAGAGAGAGTTATACAGCGTTCATGGTTATCTCAGCAGCTTACCCAGTTGCATGCATATTCTGTCAGAAGAATCCTGCTTCCAAAGGTGGctgacagtggaaaaaaaat TTGCTCTCCAGAAAATGGACTCTATGCTTTCCTCAGAGGCTGCGTGGATATCACAATACAAAGATATCAGCGATGTAGATGAGATGAAAGTCCCAGACTGTGCTGAAACTTTTATGACTCTGTTGTTAGTTATAACAG ACAGGTATAAGAATCTTCCAACAGCTTCTAGAAAACTACAGTTCCTGGGCCTGCAGAAGGAATTAGTTGACGATTTCAGGATACGATTAACTCAAGTAATGAAGGAAGAGACCAGAGCTTCCTTGGGCTTCCGATACTGCGCCATCCTTAATGCTGTTAACTATATAGCAACAGTGTTGGCAGACTGGGCTGACAATGTA tTCTTCTTGCAGCTACAGCAGGCTGAACTGGAGGCTTGTGCAGAGAGTAATGCTGTCAGTaaactgcagctggggcagctggCTTCCATGGAGAGCTCTGTCTTTGATGAAATGATTAACCTTCTGGAACGCCTGAAACACGACATGCTGACTCGCCAAGTAGATCATGTCTTCAGAGAGGTCAAGGATGCTGCAAAGCTGTACAAAAAAGAGAG GTGGTTGTCTTTACCATCTCAAGCAGAGCAAGCAGTAATGTCCTTGTCAAGCACGGCTTGCCCAATGCTGCTGACCATCAGAGACCGCTTGCTGCAACtagaacagcagctctgccactcGCTGTTCAAAGTCTTCTGGCAAATGCTTGCAGAAAAAGTGGATACCTACATCTATCAAGAG ATAATCATGGCAAATCATTTCAATgaaggaggagcagcacagctccactTTGATATGAATAGAAATCTCTTCCCTTTATTTTCACACTACTGCAAGAGGCCAGAAAACTACTTCAAGCA CATAAAAGAAGCCTGCATTATCCTCAACCTGAATGTGggctctgccttgctgctgaAGGACGTGCTGCAGTCGGCCTCAGAGAAGGAGGCATTAGCACCAAACCAGCCATCTGCAACAGCAGCACTCAATGAACTGGGAGTTTATAAATTAGCTCAAAAGGATGTTGAAATTCTTCTCAATTTACGAGCTAGTTGGCCAAATACTGGAAAATAA
- the EFCAB10 gene encoding EF-hand calcium-binding domain-containing protein 10 codes for MAAGEQRSRDYLRHHRVPQLFQRLAELLLYHRPERPREFLIEALERVKAGKRAEGEYPNLMDETNLAAMFSLLDVVGQGHITPAQHREALKTLGLSTEGLQLGDDENITLDIFKEEVKKKMMESWAVY; via the exons ATGGCGGCGGGCGAGCAGCGGAGCCGCGACTACCTGCGGCACCACCGCGTCCCGCAGCTGTTCCAGCGCCtcgcagagctgctgctctacCACCGCCCCG AACGACCGCGCGAGTTCCTGATCGAGGCGCTGGAAAGGGTGAAGGCGGGAAAACGAGCCGAGGGGGAGTACCCGAACCTGATGGACGAGACCAACCTGGCGGCCATGTTCAGCCTCCTGGATGTGGTCGGGCAAGGCCACATCACGCCAGCGCAGCACAGAGAAG CTCTTAAAACTTTGGGACTGAGCACTGAAGGTCTGCAGCTTGGAGACGATGAGAATATCACACTGGACATATTCAAGGAAGAAGT gaagaaaaagatgatgGAGAGCTGGGCTGTGTATTAG
- the RINT1 gene encoding RAD50-interacting protein 1 isoform X1, which yields MATIGVRKQEVPRDLDHCDIPYYVSEFVEREVGSDYSCLSKLDNLIDKLSENKKQLEEQVLTVSSEVPKKIQNALKNAEDSKKSLSRLLEEETLLSDAISSHLLKAQPWMEDLDVLIGQVEEIERHLAYLKWISQIEELSDSIQQYLMTNNVPEAASTLAFMAELDIKLQESSCSHLLAFVRSTVKFWHQILKDKLSSDFEEVLAQLHWPFVGPPQSQAFGLAAPAGASDVYSNLEMLFCQLLKLQTSDELLTKPKQLPEKYSLPPSPPIILPIQIMLNPLQKRFKYHFTGNKQTNVLNKPEWYLTQVLMWIGNHAKFLDDKIQPILDKAGSSVNAGLEFSRALVMLILEKLAADIPCLLYDDTLFCHLVDEVLLFERELYSVHGYLSSLPSCMHILSEESCFQRWLTVEKKFALQKMDSMLSSEAAWISQYKDISDVDEMKVPDCAETFMTLLLVITDRYKNLPTASRKLQFLGLQKELVDDFRIRLTQVMKEETRASLGFRYCAILNAVNYIATVLADWADNVFFLQLQQAELEACAESNAVSKLQLGQLASMESSVFDEMINLLERLKHDMLTRQVDHVFREVKDAAKLYKKERWLSLPSQAEQAVMSLSSTACPMLLTIRDRLLQLEQQLCHSLFKVFWQMLAEKVDTYIYQEIIMANHFNEGGAAQLHFDMNRNLFPLFSHYCKRPENYFKHIKEACIILNLNVGSALLLKDVLQSASEKEALAPNQPSATAALNELGVYKLAQKDVEILLNLRASWPNTGK from the exons atggCAACCATTGGTGTTAGGAAGCAAGAAGTTCCTAGAGATCTGGATCATTGTGATATTCCATACTATGTTTCTGAATTTGTGGAAAGAGAAGTTGGAAGTGACTACAGTTGTCTGAGCAAGCTGGACAACCTTATTGATAAGctgtctgaaaataaaaagcagttaGAAGAACAA GTGCTTACGGTTTCATCAGAAGTCCCTAAAAAAATTCAGAATGCCTTAAAGAATGCAGAGGATTCTAAAAAGTCTCTGAGTCGGCTTTTAGAGGAGGAAACTCTTCTGTCTGATGCAATCAGTAGCCATTTACTGAAAGCTCAGCCATGGATGGAGGATCTTGATGTACTGATTGGTCAAGTGGAAGAGATTGAACGACACCTGGCCTATCTTAAATGGATTTCACAAATAGAAGAGTTAAG TGATAGCATTCAACAATACCTCATGACCAACAATGTTCCAGAGGCAGCCAGCACTCTAGCATTCATGGCAGAACTGGATATTAAACTTCAGGAGTCATCTTGTTCTCATCTTCTTGCTTTTGTGAGATCCACTGTTAAATTCTGGCATCAAATCCTTAAGGATAAGCTGTCAAG tgaCTTTGAAGAGGTACTGGCCCAGCTCCACTGGCCATTTGTGGGACCACCACAGTCTCAGGCCTTTGGCCTTGCTGCTCCAGCTGGTGCTTCTGATGTGTACAGCAATTTGGAGATGTTGTTTTGTCAGCTTCTGAAATTGCAAACCTCA GATGAACTGTTAACTAAACCTAAACAATTGCCAGAAAAGTACTCTTTACCGCCATCGCCACCCATTATCCTTCCAATACAGATCATGCTGAATCCTCTTCAGAAGAGATTCAAGTATCATTTCACTGGAAATAAGCAAACCAATGTTTTAAACAAG cctGAGTGGTATTTAACACAAGTACTTATGTGGATTGGAAATCATGCCAAGTTCCTTGATGACAAAATCCAGCCAATACTGGACAAGGCAGGCTCTTCGGTGAATGCTGGG cttGAATTCTCTCGTGCTCTAGTAATGCTGATTCTGGAGAAGCTGGCTGCTGATATTCCATGCCTGTTGTATGATGATACGCTCTTCTGTCACCTTGTGGATGAGGTACTTCTATTTGAGAGAGAGTTATACAGCGTTCATGGTTATCTCAGCAGCTTACCCAGTTGCATGCATATTCTGTCAGAAGAATCCTGCTTCCAAAGGTGGctgacagtggaaaaaaaat TTGCTCTCCAGAAAATGGACTCTATGCTTTCCTCAGAGGCTGCGTGGATATCACAATACAAAGATATCAGCGATGTAGATGAGATGAAAGTCCCAGACTGTGCTGAAACTTTTATGACTCTGTTGTTAGTTATAACAG ACAGGTATAAGAATCTTCCAACAGCTTCTAGAAAACTACAGTTCCTGGGCCTGCAGAAGGAATTAGTTGACGATTTCAGGATACGATTAACTCAAGTAATGAAGGAAGAGACCAGAGCTTCCTTGGGCTTCCGATACTGCGCCATCCTTAATGCTGTTAACTATATAGCAACAGTGTTGGCAGACTGGGCTGACAATGTA tTCTTCTTGCAGCTACAGCAGGCTGAACTGGAGGCTTGTGCAGAGAGTAATGCTGTCAGTaaactgcagctggggcagctggCTTCCATGGAGAGCTCTGTCTTTGATGAAATGATTAACCTTCTGGAACGCCTGAAACACGACATGCTGACTCGCCAAGTAGATCATGTCTTCAGAGAGGTCAAGGATGCTGCAAAGCTGTACAAAAAAGAGAG GTGGTTGTCTTTACCATCTCAAGCAGAGCAAGCAGTAATGTCCTTGTCAAGCACGGCTTGCCCAATGCTGCTGACCATCAGAGACCGCTTGCTGCAACtagaacagcagctctgccactcGCTGTTCAAAGTCTTCTGGCAAATGCTTGCAGAAAAAGTGGATACCTACATCTATCAAGAG ATAATCATGGCAAATCATTTCAATgaaggaggagcagcacagctccactTTGATATGAATAGAAATCTCTTCCCTTTATTTTCACACTACTGCAAGAGGCCAGAAAACTACTTCAAGCA CATAAAAGAAGCCTGCATTATCCTCAACCTGAATGTGggctctgccttgctgctgaAGGACGTGCTGCAGTCGGCCTCAGAGAAGGAGGCATTAGCACCAAACCAGCCATCTGCAACAGCAGCACTCAATGAACTGGGAGTTTATAAATTAGCTCAAAAGGATGTTGAAATTCTTCTCAATTTACGAGCTAGTTGGCCAAATACTGGAAAATAA